A genomic region of Exiguobacterium sp. Helios contains the following coding sequences:
- a CDS encoding glycoside hydrolase family 70 protein, with product MKNTKKVSAGLLATLVATSSFGVAPKQAAAYTSGEKLDNHVIFQSFSLYQPYDSNMYRTLAKKGDLLNSWGVTDVWMPPAYRSFDMARYMEGYAIADRYDLGEFPQGPGGTTATKYGKASHLEMMVDMLHDDNIKVQMDLVPNQMLGLNKREAVFVRRATSSGELFTNPYTGGQTTKTLATPYLAYTKGGGQGQEKYGYLKEWNKTFLNGTSLQGQGTGRVMTDKDGKPYRYFGPENEKNYLPEWLIEASKTQNLNVVDTYLAADGWYEVSPQNWKPMLSQYAKDPGYLAYMKENGFETKEALLASADNGTIAKLTEEYMKTQATYGYGTEERSYQNDNSGIDIEDQFLFVDETGFPLQAYNKTMTNNDEFLLGVDLANSNTEVIKEQKNWMKWMLETYKFDGFRIDAASHYDTAILKAEAEVAKEHFGKKEHLSYIESYKSEQKAYMKANNDEQLIMDSPLYFTMRNALGNEASKRPLSAIVTGSTVNRSATGATDVSANWSFVNNHDQEKNRVNQIMLDLYGIKTGIQYKAGEEPKSFEKMYDKDTEKKALAIYNAELASTKKKYSVDNVVSQYAFLLTNKDTVPTVYYGDLYQTDTSYMSKQTPYYDEITNLLKVRKQYAYGAQKVAYHTTNTSKVAGSHLISSVRLGKDRNTGVATVIGKKSALNTTIKVDMGKQHTNQVFVDASGVNQTKLVTDKNGILTVPVKGMRTAEVNGYLGVFVPQTTKAPTATIEKASVYQGKGINLKTKVSHTSSTVSSIRYQVADTSKATVDTTGRLVGKASGKTTVTATVTLKDGFVLTTTLPIETKVNEVKLKATQKTLKKGQTMTIIYASATDKIKSVSYASLNKKIATVNTKGQVKAVTKGTTSIRVTYTTVGNYKVVKTFKVIVK from the coding sequence ATGAAGAATACCAAAAAAGTATCGGCTGGACTGCTTGCTACCCTCGTAGCAACAAGTAGCTTCGGTGTAGCACCAAAACAAGCAGCAGCTTATACGTCAGGTGAGAAATTGGATAACCATGTCATCTTCCAGAGCTTCAGCCTCTACCAACCATATGACAGCAATATGTACCGGACTCTTGCTAAAAAAGGTGACCTGTTAAACTCATGGGGAGTAACAGATGTATGGATGCCGCCTGCGTATCGTTCGTTTGATATGGCGCGTTACATGGAAGGGTATGCTATTGCCGATCGGTATGACTTAGGTGAATTCCCACAAGGACCAGGCGGGACAACGGCGACGAAATACGGTAAAGCCAGTCATCTCGAGATGATGGTCGACATGTTGCATGATGACAACATCAAAGTTCAAATGGACTTGGTTCCAAACCAGATGCTTGGATTAAACAAGCGGGAAGCTGTTTTCGTACGTCGTGCGACAAGCTCAGGTGAGTTATTCACGAATCCATACACGGGCGGACAGACAACAAAAACGCTCGCGACACCTTACCTCGCCTATACAAAAGGTGGCGGACAGGGACAAGAGAAATACGGGTACCTCAAAGAGTGGAACAAAACCTTCTTAAACGGAACATCGCTTCAAGGTCAAGGTACAGGACGTGTCATGACGGACAAAGACGGTAAACCGTACCGTTACTTTGGACCGGAGAATGAGAAAAACTATTTACCTGAATGGTTGATTGAAGCGTCTAAAACTCAAAACTTGAATGTCGTCGATACTTATCTCGCGGCTGACGGTTGGTATGAAGTTTCACCGCAGAACTGGAAACCGATGTTATCGCAATACGCGAAGGATCCGGGTTACCTTGCTTATATGAAAGAAAATGGTTTCGAGACAAAAGAAGCACTCCTCGCGTCAGCGGACAATGGAACGATTGCGAAGTTGACGGAAGAATACATGAAGACACAAGCAACTTACGGATACGGAACAGAAGAACGTTCGTATCAAAACGATAACTCGGGCATCGATATCGAAGATCAGTTCCTCTTCGTAGATGAAACAGGATTCCCGCTTCAAGCCTATAACAAGACGATGACGAATAACGATGAGTTCTTACTTGGCGTAGACTTAGCCAACTCGAACACAGAAGTCATCAAAGAACAAAAGAACTGGATGAAGTGGATGCTTGAAACATACAAGTTCGACGGCTTCCGGATCGATGCAGCGTCACACTACGATACGGCGATTTTAAAAGCGGAAGCAGAAGTCGCAAAAGAACACTTTGGTAAAAAAGAGCATTTAAGCTACATCGAGAGCTATAAGTCAGAGCAAAAAGCATACATGAAGGCAAATAACGATGAGCAGCTGATCATGGACTCACCACTTTACTTCACGATGCGGAATGCCCTTGGAAATGAAGCGTCAAAACGTCCCTTAAGTGCCATCGTGACAGGTTCAACTGTTAATCGTTCAGCGACTGGTGCAACAGATGTATCAGCTAACTGGTCATTCGTTAATAACCACGATCAAGAGAAGAACCGCGTCAACCAGATCATGCTCGATCTGTACGGCATCAAAACAGGTATTCAGTACAAAGCAGGCGAAGAGCCGAAATCGTTTGAAAAAATGTACGATAAAGATACAGAAAAGAAAGCACTCGCAATCTACAATGCAGAACTCGCAAGCACAAAGAAAAAGTATTCAGTGGATAACGTCGTCTCACAATATGCGTTCTTGCTGACGAACAAAGATACGGTCCCGACTGTTTACTATGGTGACTTGTATCAGACGGATACTTCATATATGTCTAAGCAAACGCCATACTATGATGAAATCACAAACTTATTGAAAGTCCGTAAACAATATGCATACGGTGCACAGAAAGTGGCGTATCATACGACGAACACTTCAAAAGTTGCCGGCAGTCATTTGATTTCAAGTGTCCGACTCGGTAAAGACCGTAACACAGGTGTTGCGACAGTCATCGGGAAGAAATCAGCACTTAACACGACAATCAAAGTCGATATGGGAAAACAACATACGAACCAGGTCTTTGTCGATGCTAGTGGTGTAAACCAAACAAAACTTGTCACAGACAAAAACGGAATCCTGACCGTTCCAGTTAAAGGGATGAGAACGGCAGAAGTAAATGGATACCTCGGTGTCTTCGTTCCGCAAACAACAAAAGCACCGACAGCAACAATCGAGAAAGCAAGTGTCTATCAAGGAAAAGGTATCAACCTGAAAACAAAAGTCTCACATACATCATCTACTGTGTCATCGATTCGTTATCAAGTAGCGGACACGTCAAAAGCAACAGTTGATACAACGGGACGTCTCGTTGGTAAAGCATCAGGCAAGACGACTGTGACGGCAACCGTGACATTAAAAGACGGTTTCGTCCTGACGACTACATTGCCGATCGAAACGAAAGTCAATGAAGTGAAGCTGAAAGCTACGCAAAAAACATTGAAAAAAGGTCAAACAATGACAATCATTTATGCGTCAGCAACCGATAAAATCAAATCTGTCAGCTATGCGTCGCTCAATAAAAAAATCGCGACGGTGAACACAAAAGGACAAGTTAAAGCAGTCACTAAAGGAACAACATCAATTCGCGTTACCTATACGACTGTCGGAAATTACAAGGTCGTTAAAACCTTCAAAGTCATCGTGAAGTAA